In Malania oleifera isolate guangnan ecotype guangnan chromosome 8, ASM2987363v1, whole genome shotgun sequence, a single window of DNA contains:
- the LOC131163121 gene encoding B-box zinc finger protein 21-like — translation MKIQCDVCNRDVASVFCYADEAALCDACDGRVHHANKLAGKHQRFPLLHPSAAPLCDICQERRALLFCQQDRAILCRDCDISIHSANQFTQNHDRFLLTGVKLSPTTLVTAESSHDNTSDSYPANKSKSTKRPVASAEISSSSQPTVNEVGVTNHNLMTSEAGSTSSISEYLIEMLPGWKVDDFLDSSNYPSHGYRKNEDDNEISPFLNSDFVNSLDSFSAESSGIWVPQAPPPPPLHTSSQYSYSSFPDMAMGTGQIGLMKNFKEAASTVKSTRRWSEDALLTVPQISPPSTSSKRSRPF, via the exons ATGAAGATCCAGTGCGACGTCTGCAACAGAGACGTAGCGTCAGTGTTCTGCTACGCCGACGAGGCCGCCCTCTGCGACGCCTGCGACGGCCGCGTCCACCACGCAAACAAGCTTGCCGGGAAGCACCAGCGCTTCCCCCTCCTCCACCCCTCCGCCGCTCCACTCTGCGACATCTGCCAGGAGCGCCGTGCGTTACTCTTCTGCCAACAGGACAGAGCCATTCTCTGCCGGGACTGCGACATCTCCATCCACTCCGCCAACCAGTTCACCCAGAACCACGACCGGTTCCTCCTCACCGGCGTCAAGCTCTCTCCGACCACCCTCGTCACCGCTGAGTCCTCCCATGACAACACCTCCGATTCTTACCCTGCTAATAAGTCCAAATCGACCAAGAGGCCCGTTGCCTCTGCTGAGATTTCTTCTTCGTCGCAACCGACGGTGAACGAGGTGGGTGTGACGAACCACAACTTGATGACGAGCGAAGCAGGGTCGACTAGTAGCATATCGGAGTACTTGATTGAGATGTTACCCGGATGGAAGGTCGACGATTTTCTCGATTCCTCTAACTATCCTTCTCACGGTTATCGAAAG AATGAGGATGATAACGAAATCTCGCCGTTCCTGAATTCCGATTTCGTGAACAGTCTGGATTCCTTTTCAGCAGAAAGTTCGGGGATTTGGGTCCCCCAGGCTCCACCTCCGCCGCCTCTGCACACTTCTTCGCAGTACAGTTACTCTTCTTTTCCAGATATGGCGATGGGTACGGGGCAGATTGGGCTGATGAAGAACTTCAAGGAGGCCGCCAGTACAGTGAAATCCACAAGAAGGTGGAGCGAGGATGCTCTTCTTACTGTTCCGCAGATCAGCCCACCATCAACAAGCTCCAAGAGATCTAGACCCTTCTGA